The following coding sequences are from one Eucalyptus grandis isolate ANBG69807.140 chromosome 11, ASM1654582v1, whole genome shotgun sequence window:
- the LOC104424717 gene encoding 1-aminocyclopropane-1-carboxylate oxidase produces MESFPVINMENLNGEKRAITMDKINDACENWGFFELVNHGIPPEFMDTVERMTKGHYRKCMDQRFRELVASKGLENVQTEVHDLDWESTFHLKHLPLSNISQVPDLEDDYRKVMKEFAVKLEKLAEELMDLLCENLGLEKGYLKKAFHGSNGPNFGTKVSNYPPCPKPELIKGLRAHTDAGGVILLFQDDKVSGLQLLKDGQWVDVPPMRHSIVVNLGDQIEVITNGKYKSVLHRVVAQTDGNRMSIASFYNPGSDAVIYPAPALMESKAEEASEAAYPKFVFEDYMKLYAALKFQAKEPRFQAMKAMDSSPNLEPIATA; encoded by the exons atggagagCTTCCCAGTGATCAACATGGAGAACCTGAATGGTGAGAAGAGAGCAATCACCATGGACAAGATCAACGATGCCTGTGAGAACTGGGGCTTCTTTGAG CTTGTGAATCATGGGATTCCGCCCGAGTTCATGGACACGGTCGAGAGAATGACCAAGGGGCACTACAGGAAGTGCATGGACCAGAGGTTCAGAGAGCTGGTGGCGAGCAAGGGGCTCGAGAATGTCCAGACGGAGGTCCATGACTTGGACTGGGAAAGCACCTTCCACTTGAAGCACCTCCCCCTATCCAACATCTCCCAAGTCCCTGATCTCGAAGATGACTACAG GAAAGTCATGAAGGAGTTTGCAGTGAAGTTGGAGAAGCTAGCGGAGGAGCTCATGGACTTGCTGTGTGAGAACCTGGGCCTGGAGAAAGGTTACTTGAAGAAGGCCTTCCACGGGTCCAACGGGCCGAACTTCGGCACCAAGGTCAGCAACTACCCGCCGTGCCCCAAGCCCGAACTGATCAAGGGGCTTCGGGCCCACACCGACGCTGGCGGCGTCATCCTGCTCTTCCAGGATGACAAGGTCAGCGGCCTACAGCTCCTCAAGGACGGTCAGTGGGTTGACGTCCCCCCGATGCGCCACTCCATCGTAGTCAACCTCGGCGACCAAATCGAG GTGATAACCAATGGGAAGTACAAGAGCGTGCTGCATAGGGTGGTGGCCCAAACTGACGGGAACAGGATGTCCATAGCTTCATTTTACAACCCGGGCAGCGACGCCGTGATCTATCCAGCACCGGCACTCATGGAGAGCAAGGCAGAGGAGGCCAGCGAAGCAGCTTATCCAAAGTTTGTGTTCGAGGACTACATGAAACTGTATGCTGCCCTCAAGTTCCAGGCCAAAGAGCCAAGATTCCAAGCCATGAAAGCCATGGACTCGAGCCCCAATTTGGAGCCTATTGCAACCGCTTGA
- the LOC104431774 gene encoding 1-aminocyclopropane-1-carboxylate oxidase-like produces MESFPVINMENLNGEKRAITMDKIKDACENWGFFELVNHGIPPELMDTVERMTKEHYKKCMEQRFRELVASKGLECVQTEVHDLDWESTFHLKHLPVSNITQIPDLDDDYRKVMKEFAVKLEKLAEELMDLLCENLGLEKGYLKKALYGSNGPNFGTKVSNYPPCPKPELIKGLRAHTDAGGVILLFQDDKVSGLQLLKDDQWVDVPPMRHSIVINLGDQIEVITNGKYKSVLHRVVAQTDGNRMSIASFYNPGNDAVIYPAPALAQSEAEEADEAAYPKFVFEDYMKLYAVLKFQAKEPRFQAMKAIKSSPNLGPIATA; encoded by the exons atggagagCTTCCCAGTGATCAACATGGAGAACTTGAATGGTGAGAAGAGAGCAATCACCATGGACAAGATCAAAGATGCCTGTGAGAACTGGGGCTTCTTTGAG CTGGTGAATCATGGGATTCCACCGGAGCTGATGGACACGGTCGAGAGAATGACAAAGGAACACTACAAGAAGTGCATGGAGCAAAGGTTTAGAGAGCTGGTGGCGAGCAAGGGGCTCGAATGTGTCCAGACGGAGGTCCATGACTTGGACTGGGAAAGCACTTTCCATTTGAAGCACCTCCCCGTCTCCAACATCACCCAAATCCCTGACCTCGATGATGACTACAG GAAAGTCATGAAGGAGTTTGCAGTGAAATTGGAGAAGCTGGCGGAGGAGCTCATGGACTTGCTGTGTGAGAACCTGGGCCTGGAGAAAGGTTACTTGAAGAAGGCCCTCTATGGGTCCAACGGGCCGAACTTCGGCACCAAGGTCAGCAACTATCCGCCGTGCCCAAAGCCTGAACTGATCAAGGGGCTCCGGGCCCACACTGACGCCGGCGGCGTCATCCTACTCTTCCAGGATGACAAGGTCAGCGGCCTACAGCTCCTCAAGGACGACCAGTGGGTCGACGTTCCCCCTATGCGCCACTCCATCGTTATCAACCTAGGCGACCAAATCGAG GTGAtaacaaatggaaaatataaGAGCGTGTTGCACAGGGTGGTGGCCCAGACCGATGGGAACAGGATGTCCATAGCTTCATTCTACAACCCGGGCAATGACGCAGTGATCTATCCGGCACCGGCACTTGCACAGAGCGAGGCAGAGGAGGCCGATGAAGCAGCATATCCGAAGTTCGTGTTTGAGGACTACATGAAACTGTATGCTGTTCTCAAGTTTCAAGCCAAAGAGCCAAGATTCCAAGCCATGAAAGCCATAAAGTCGAGCCCCAACTTGGGCCCAATTGCAACCGCTTGA